Proteins encoded by one window of Corallococcus exiguus:
- a CDS encoding STAS/SEC14 domain-containing protein gives MAVMREWVFGTQRVSLEDSDILWTKVRGSFSETDVRELVDVFHELGAGPDKPLYLVVDLSSSEGLSVAPRKYLAEHVRPSWFRAVVFFGAKRTHREVLRALVVALNFIGGAKLEAEFVDSEAQARAFLEAHRRRQEAAPR, from the coding sequence ATGGCGGTGATGCGGGAGTGGGTCTTCGGGACACAGCGTGTCTCGCTGGAGGACTCCGACATCCTCTGGACGAAGGTCCGGGGATCGTTTTCAGAGACGGATGTGCGGGAGCTGGTGGACGTGTTCCACGAGCTGGGGGCGGGCCCGGACAAGCCCCTGTACCTCGTCGTGGACTTGAGCAGCTCCGAGGGGCTGTCGGTCGCGCCGCGCAAGTACCTGGCCGAACACGTGCGCCCCTCGTGGTTCCGCGCGGTCGTCTTCTTCGGCGCCAAGCGCACGCACCGCGAGGTGCTGCGCGCGCTCGTGGTGGCGCTCAACTTCATCGGGGGCGCGAAGCTGGAGGCGGAGTTCGTGGACTCGGAGGCCCAGGCCCGCGCGTTTCTGGAAGCCCACCGGCGCCGTCAGGAAGCGGCGCCTCGCTGA